One window from the genome of Elaeis guineensis isolate ETL-2024a chromosome 5, EG11, whole genome shotgun sequence encodes:
- the LOC105035002 gene encoding fatty acid desaturase 4, chloroplastic produces the protein MYTLTPHSHLPTLPRLPRTCRATATSPARTSTADPPRHLPITATTTITTPATANGSSLHSTWAHRAWVASGFASVLSSLAKSVSAAVDSGSAFDPLLAAFLGYILTDLGTGFYHWAIDNYGGPSTPIFGRQIEAFQGHHRWPWTITQREFANNLHALARAVTFAVMPIEFFATANDAAVHAFVGACAGCVMMSQQFHAWAHGTKSRLPPVVVALQDVGVLVSRAEHAAHHRPPYNSNYCIVSGVWNGLLDEWKVFEAMEMMVFFRFGVRPRSWSELELEWKEESGGVSSESHNC, from the coding sequence ATGTACACTCTAACCCCACATTCCCATCTCCCTACGCTCCCACGACTCCCTCGAACGTGTCGTGCCACCGCAACCTCGCCAGCTCGAACTTCCACCGCCGATCCACCCCGCCACCTTCCCATCACCGCCACCACCACCATCACCACCCCGGCCACCGCTAATGGCTCCTCACTCCACTCGACGTGGGCTCACCGTGCATGGGTTGCGTCCGGCTTCGCCTCCGTGCTCTCCTCCCTAGCCAAGTCAGTCTCCGCCGCAGTCGACTCCGGCTCCGCCTTCGATCCCCTCCTCGCCGCCTTCCTCGGCTACATTCTCACCGACCTCGGCACCGGCTTCTACCACTGGGCCATCGACAACTACGGCGGCCCTTCGACGCCGATCTTTGGCCGTCAGATCGAAGCATTCCAAGGGCACCACCGCTGGCCGTGGACGATCACCCAGCGAGAGTTCGCCAATAACTTGCATGCCCTCGCTCGCGCCGTGACCTTCGCCGTCATGCCGATCGAATTCTTTGCTACCGCCAATGACGCGGCGGTGCATGCATTCGTCGGGGCGTGCGCGGGCTGCGTCATGATGAGCCAGCAGTTTCACGCGTGGGCCCACGGGACGAAGAGCCGGCTGCCGCCAGTGGTGGTGGCGCTGCAAGACGTCGGAGTGCTGGTCTCGCGGGCGGAGCATGCAGCGCACCACCGGCCGCCGTACAACAGCAACTACTGCATAGTTAGCGGGGTTTGGAACGGGCTGTTGGATGAGTGGAAGGTGTTTGAGGCGATGGAGATGATGGTGTTCTTTAGGTTTGGTGTAAGGCCGCGGTCGTGGAGCGAGCTAGAGTTGGAGTGGAAAGAAGAAAGTGGCGGTGTGTCTTCGGAGAGCCACAATTGCTAG